A single genomic interval of Croceibacter atlanticus HTCC2559 harbors:
- a CDS encoding ankyrin repeat domain-containing protein, with translation MNPDLLFNAIRSQDKANIAIVLKEYPELIQAKDQRGSTPLLLATYYGFKDITEILLDHNADINAQDASGNTALMGVCFKGYPEIAELLIKRGANIDLQNSNNATALIYATTFNQEAIVKLLLAHNADKSLKDARGHTAKDHAQMQELNDILDLLSDES, from the coding sequence ATGAATCCTGATTTACTATTTAACGCTATACGCTCTCAAGACAAGGCAAATATTGCTATTGTATTAAAAGAATATCCAGAACTAATACAAGCTAAGGACCAACGTGGCTCTACACCATTGTTACTTGCTACTTATTATGGTTTTAAAGATATTACTGAAATTTTATTAGATCATAACGCAGACATAAATGCACAAGATGCTTCTGGAAATACAGCGCTTATGGGTGTGTGTTTTAAGGGGTATCCAGAAATTGCTGAGTTACTAATTAAACGTGGCGCCAACATAGATTTGCAAAACTCTAACAATGCGACTGCTTTAATTTATGCAACAACCTTTAATCAAGAAGCTATTGTAAAGCTTTTATTGGCGCATAATGCAGATAAGAGTTTAAAAGATGCTCGAGGTCATACTGCTAAAGATCACGCACAAATGCAAGAGTTAAATGATATTCTAGACTTATTGAGTGATGAGTCTTGA
- a CDS encoding SRPBCC family protein, which translates to MKFLKYLFFLLLIVIIGASIYVATIDGDFQVEDSKVINAPASVIYNEINDLKTWEDWGPWKADDPNIVTSYPEKTVGVGASYSWTGDTAPDGRIETIDAIPNKSITQTMVMETPLGPSESTVYWTFEEVEEGTKVTWGMKGSQSFQDKAYWAAQDGSYTQMLKPMFPKGLENINTVIETKMSEFSINVDGITQHSGGYYMYNTSASKISAIGTKMAEMMPQVFSYMQENNIPISGSPMTIYEQWDLANNTAIFSSAIPTTNQVITPNDSPILCGFMPSQKVVKTTLKGDYKNLKDAWGAANAYLEENSLEKMETSKDFEVYRTDPSADPNPANWVTEIYIPIK; encoded by the coding sequence ATGAAATTTTTAAAATACTTATTTTTCCTTTTACTAATTGTAATAATTGGTGCCTCTATATATGTAGCCACTATAGATGGCGACTTTCAAGTTGAAGACTCTAAAGTAATTAATGCACCAGCATCTGTAATTTACAATGAAATAAATGATCTTAAAACTTGGGAAGATTGGGGTCCTTGGAAAGCAGATGATCCAAACATAGTTACAAGTTACCCTGAAAAAACAGTAGGCGTTGGCGCAAGCTATTCTTGGACAGGTGATACTGCTCCAGATGGCCGTATTGAAACTATTGATGCTATACCAAATAAAAGCATTACACAAACCATGGTAATGGAAACACCTTTAGGACCTTCTGAAAGTACTGTATACTGGACATTTGAAGAGGTTGAAGAAGGTACAAAAGTAACTTGGGGAATGAAGGGTTCTCAAAGTTTTCAGGATAAAGCATATTGGGCAGCACAAGATGGTTCTTACACACAAATGCTAAAACCAATGTTTCCTAAAGGCTTAGAAAACATAAACACAGTAATCGAAACTAAAATGTCTGAATTTTCTATAAATGTAGATGGCATTACACAACATAGTGGCGGTTATTATATGTACAATACTTCTGCATCTAAGATAAGTGCTATTGGCACCAAAATGGCCGAGATGATGCCACAAGTATTTTCATATATGCAAGAAAATAATATTCCTATTTCTGGTAGCCCAATGACTATTTACGAGCAATGGGACTTAGCGAATAATACCGCTATATTTTCTTCTGCAATACCAACCACAAACCAAGTTATCACTCCTAATGATAGTCCTATATTATGCGGTTTTATGCCATCTCAAAAAGTTGTTAAGACGACACTTAAAGGAGATTATAAAAACTTAAAAGATGCTTGGGGTGCTGCTAATGCTTATTTAGAAGAAAATAGCCTTGAGAAAATGGAGACTTCAAAAGACTTTGAAGTTTATAGAACAGATCCTAGTGCAGACCCAAATCCAGCTAACTGGGTAACAGAAATTTATATTCCTATAAAATAA
- a CDS encoding dipeptidyl-peptidase 3 family protein: protein MTFKYLTVLSLGLLLLTSCGQEKKEEVKPEPKETKAGIVDEFADIKILQYEIPGWENLSLEKQKLVYYMTQAGLSGRDMMWAQNYRHNLTIRKALENVYTTYTGDKNTEDWKNFETFVKRIWFSNGIHHHYSTVKMTPDFSAEYLNQLLADTNTTLEGEAFEVLFNDKDTKKVNLSKDADIVLESAINFYGPDVTTADVEQFYGSKTVDANEPIELGLNTKLVKENGKLVEKTYKSGGLYGEAIDEVIGWLEKAKGVAENENQAKALGLLIDYYKTGSLDTWDEYAIAWVNSTEGDIDWINGFIEVYNDPKGYKGSYESIVQIKDFDMSKKMAVLSKDAQWFEDNSPLMAEHKKAEVKGVSYKTVIVAGEAGDASPSTPIGVNLPNNNWIRQAHGSKSVSLGNIINAYNGAGGSGRLEEFANDSLEVALEKEYGKQADKLHTALHEVVGHASGQINPGVGTPKETLKSYKSTIEEGRADLFGLYYLMDPKLQELGLTDNWEKTGKAAYDGYIRNGMMTQLIRLELGDDVEEAHMRNRQWVSAWVFEKAQESGAVVMEQRDGKTYFDIKDYSKMRELFGELLKETQRITSEGDYEAAKALVEDYGVKVNQDIHKEVLERNKQFKSAPYSGFVNPVLVPEMDEDGTITAIKVTQPESFEAQMLEYAKTYGFLK, encoded by the coding sequence ATGACATTTAAATATCTAACCGTATTAAGTTTAGGGTTACTTCTTTTAACATCTTGTGGCCAAGAAAAGAAAGAAGAGGTAAAACCAGAACCAAAAGAAACCAAAGCTGGAATTGTAGATGAATTTGCAGACATTAAAATCTTGCAATACGAAATTCCTGGGTGGGAAAATTTAAGTCTAGAAAAGCAAAAGCTTGTTTACTACATGACGCAAGCTGGTCTTAGTGGTCGTGATATGATGTGGGCTCAAAACTACCGTCATAACCTTACTATTCGTAAAGCATTAGAAAATGTGTATACAACATACACTGGTGATAAAAACACAGAAGACTGGAAAAACTTCGAAACGTTTGTTAAGCGTATATGGTTCTCTAATGGTATACACCATCATTACAGTACTGTAAAGATGACTCCAGACTTTTCTGCAGAGTATTTAAATCAACTTTTAGCAGATACAAATACAACGCTTGAAGGCGAAGCTTTTGAAGTATTGTTTAATGATAAAGATACTAAAAAAGTAAACCTTTCTAAAGATGCAGATATTGTATTAGAGAGCGCTATAAACTTTTATGGACCAGATGTAACTACTGCAGATGTAGAGCAGTTTTATGGATCTAAAACAGTTGATGCTAATGAGCCAATTGAACTTGGTCTTAATACTAAACTTGTTAAAGAAAACGGTAAGCTGGTTGAAAAAACATACAAAAGTGGAGGTCTTTATGGCGAAGCTATTGATGAGGTTATCGGTTGGTTAGAAAAAGCTAAAGGAGTAGCAGAAAATGAAAATCAAGCAAAAGCTTTAGGATTATTAATAGACTATTATAAAACAGGAAGCTTAGATACTTGGGATGAGTATGCTATTGCTTGGGTAAACTCTACAGAAGGTGATATCGATTGGATAAATGGCTTTATTGAAGTTTACAACGATCCAAAAGGTTATAAAGGTTCTTATGAAAGTATTGTACAGATTAAAGATTTTGACATGTCTAAAAAGATGGCTGTTTTATCTAAAGATGCCCAATGGTTTGAAGATAACTCTCCATTAATGGCTGAGCACAAAAAAGCAGAGGTAAAAGGAGTATCTTATAAAACTGTTATTGTTGCAGGAGAAGCTGGAGATGCTTCACCAAGTACGCCAATTGGTGTAAACTTACCAAACAACAACTGGATAAGACAAGCTCACGGAAGTAAGTCTGTATCCTTAGGTAACATAATTAATGCATATAATGGTGCTGGCGGTTCTGGTCGTTTAGAAGAATTTGCAAACGATTCTTTAGAGGTAGCATTAGAAAAAGAATATGGAAAGCAAGCAGATAAGCTACACACCGCATTACACGAAGTGGTAGGGCACGCTTCTGGACAGATAAATCCAGGTGTTGGTACACCAAAAGAAACTTTAAAGAGTTACAAATCTACAATTGAAGAAGGTCGTGCAGATTTATTCGGCTTATACTATTTAATGGATCCTAAACTTCAAGAACTAGGATTAACAGACAACTGGGAAAAAACAGGAAAAGCTGCTTATGATGGTTATATAAGAAATGGTATGATGACGCAGCTAATTCGATTAGAATTAGGTGATGATGTAGAAGAAGCACATATGCGTAACAGACAATGGGTAAGTGCTTGGGTGTTCGAGAAAGCTCAAGAATCTGGAGCAGTTGTTATGGAGCAACGTGATGGTAAAACTTACTTTGATATTAAAGACTACTCTAAAATGCGTGAGCTGTTTGGAGAATTACTTAAGGAAACACAGCGAATTACATCTGAAGGTGACTATGAAGCTGCTAAAGCTTTAGTTGAAGATTATGGTGTAAAAGTAAATCAAGACATTCATAAAGAAGTTTTAGAACGAAATAAGCAATTTAAAAGCGCACCTTATAGTGGTTTTGTAAATCCTGTTCTTGTTCCAGAAATGGATGAAGATGGAACTATTACTGCTATAAAAGTAACACAACCAGAATCTTTTGAGGCTCAAATGCTTGAGTATGCAAAAACATATGGATTCCTAAAATAA
- a CDS encoding M20/M25/M40 family metallo-hydrolase: MKYVLAIVLNLGVFFSLYAQNDSPFYATLNKEDASTLKLQFPDAVQILGSTEYESAVMLTETAAHELHDAILVHGPGYIRKPSAEKALNDIAATPLIPNAQSFTSTNYTITHDAIVTQALNEVSTSNLEDHIIELQNYGTRYHNRPEGTQAAMDLKAKWEALAASYNRTDVSVRLFNHTGTTMPSVIMTITGAVSPNEYVITGGHLDTTASVNALAPGADDDASGIATITEAARVLFEIDFVPNRTIEIMAYAAEEIGLVGSAEIAQTYSSDNKNVIGVTQFDMTNFNGSDNDVYFITDNTDTSLNSFLMQLLDNYNADGVHQVTYGTSLCNYGCSDHASWFAQGYPASFPFEAAFGEHNQAIHTLGDTFTVSGTADHATKFTKLCTEFLIETAKTSVLGVTEFNQPNVITTVNDNVLSYRFESSDFTVESLSIYDISGKKLTFENLDGNTGNYDLNSLSTGLYIASFKIKNQGVFSKKISVE, translated from the coding sequence ATGAAATATGTATTAGCCATAGTATTAAACTTAGGTGTGTTTTTTAGCTTGTATGCTCAAAATGACTCACCATTTTACGCAACCTTAAATAAGGAAGATGCAAGCACATTAAAGCTTCAATTTCCAGATGCTGTACAAATATTAGGATCAACAGAATATGAGTCTGCAGTTATGCTAACCGAGACTGCAGCTCATGAATTACATGATGCTATATTGGTACACGGACCAGGATATATTAGAAAGCCTTCTGCAGAGAAGGCTTTAAATGATATCGCTGCAACACCACTAATTCCAAATGCACAATCGTTTACAAGCACTAACTATACAATTACACATGATGCTATAGTTACACAAGCTTTAAATGAAGTAAGCACATCGAATTTAGAAGATCATATTATAGAGTTGCAAAATTATGGTACCAGATACCATAACAGACCAGAAGGAACACAAGCTGCTATGGATTTAAAAGCAAAATGGGAAGCATTAGCAGCAAGTTATAACCGTACAGATGTCTCTGTGAGATTATTTAACCATACAGGGACCACAATGCCGTCTGTTATAATGACCATTACAGGTGCTGTATCTCCAAATGAGTATGTAATTACTGGAGGTCATTTAGATACAACAGCAAGTGTAAATGCGTTGGCGCCAGGTGCAGATGATGATGCCTCAGGTATTGCTACAATTACTGAAGCTGCTCGTGTTTTATTCGAAATAGATTTTGTGCCTAACCGTACCATTGAAATTATGGCATATGCTGCAGAAGAGATAGGTTTAGTTGGTTCTGCAGAAATTGCACAAACTTATAGTAGCGACAATAAAAATGTAATTGGTGTCACTCAATTTGATATGACAAATTTTAATGGCTCAGACAACGATGTTTATTTTATAACAGATAATACAGATACATCATTAAATTCATTTTTAATGCAATTGTTAGACAACTATAATGCAGATGGCGTACACCAAGTTACTTACGGTACATCGTTATGTAATTATGGATGTTCAGACCACGCAAGTTGGTTTGCACAAGGCTACCCAGCATCTTTCCCCTTTGAAGCTGCTTTTGGAGAACATAACCAAGCTATTCATACCTTAGGAGATACGTTTACAGTTTCTGGTACCGCAGATCACGCTACGAAATTCACAAAACTTTGTACAGAGTTTTTAATTGAAACAGCAAAAACTTCAGTATTAGGCGTTACAGAGTTTAATCAGCCAAATGTTATAACAACTGTAAATGATAATGTTTTGAGTTATAGATTTGAATCCTCAGACTTTACTGTCGAATCACTTTCTATCTACGACATTAGTGGAAAAAAGCTAACGTTTGAGAATCTTGATGGGAATACAGGAAATTATGATTTAAACTCGCTAAGTACAGGATTGTATATAGCAAGTTTTAAGATTAAAAATCAAGGAGTTTTTTCTAAAAAAATTAGTGTAGAGTAA
- a CDS encoding pyrophosphohydrolase domain-containing protein gives MKKRINAVRQFHTAFGLGMKEEPTADLGLAKNTLRFNLMKEENEEYLEAANNNDLVEVADALGDMLYILCGTIIEHGMQHKIEEVFDEIQRSNMSKLGEDGKPIYREDGKVLKGPNYFKPSIKEILETK, from the coding sequence ATGAAAAAACGCATTAACGCCGTAAGACAATTTCACACTGCATTTGGGTTAGGGATGAAGGAAGAGCCAACTGCCGACTTAGGTTTGGCAAAGAACACACTTCGTTTTAATTTAATGAAAGAAGAAAATGAGGAATATTTAGAAGCTGCTAATAATAATGATCTGGTTGAAGTGGCAGATGCCTTAGGAGATATGTTATACATTTTATGCGGCACAATTATAGAGCACGGTATGCAACATAAAATTGAAGAAGTGTTTGATGAAATACAGCGCAGCAATATGAGTAAACTTGGTGAAGATGGAAAACCAATTTATAGAGAAGATGGTAAAGTATTAAAAGGTCCAAATTACTTTAAGCCAAGTATTAAAGAAATTCTTGAAACTAAATAA
- a CDS encoding PepSY-associated TM helix domain-containing protein — protein sequence MKYKKQILTLHKILGLTTGIVVFIVAITGCFWAFKEEIEALLNDDTAIEVRAQEHLTPTEAKDIAKTVFPQQTVHGTLFKQPNDPIEVIFYDAEPEFYQSVFLNPYSGEILEVKDHMTGFFAFILKGHMRLWLPKELGEQVVGVSILLFIIIIISGFLLWLPKRRKNLKQRVSFKWKATTRWKRKNFDLHTILGFYVCALALILAFTGSIMSYNWMRYGFYKAIGGDKTIAFIIPENTSTTLEKNQDVSPIDQLIPLLRKENPNAESFELHYPHSETESIYIETSNTEGVYYDSDFRFFDQNTLEEIETPSVYGTYSNAKVSDKILRMNYDIHIGAIGGIAGKIIAFLSSLLIASLPVTGTLLWYGRTYKKSKKSAL from the coding sequence ATGAAATATAAAAAGCAAATACTTACACTACATAAAATCTTAGGGTTAACAACAGGTATTGTTGTATTTATAGTAGCAATTACTGGTTGTTTCTGGGCATTTAAAGAAGAAATTGAAGCTTTATTAAATGACGACACTGCTATAGAGGTTAGGGCTCAAGAACACCTAACTCCTACAGAAGCTAAAGATATTGCCAAGACAGTATTTCCACAACAAACTGTTCATGGTACTTTATTTAAGCAACCTAATGATCCTATTGAAGTTATATTTTATGATGCAGAACCAGAGTTTTACCAAAGCGTGTTTTTAAATCCGTATTCTGGTGAAATCTTAGAAGTTAAAGATCATATGACTGGTTTTTTTGCTTTCATATTAAAAGGCCATATGAGGCTGTGGCTTCCTAAAGAGTTAGGAGAACAAGTTGTTGGTGTATCTATCCTTCTATTTATTATTATCATTATCTCTGGCTTTTTACTGTGGTTACCTAAACGGCGTAAAAACCTTAAACAACGTGTAAGCTTTAAATGGAAAGCCACCACACGTTGGAAACGAAAGAATTTCGATTTGCATACCATATTAGGATTTTATGTGTGCGCATTAGCATTAATCTTAGCATTTACAGGATCTATAATGTCTTATAACTGGATGCGTTATGGCTTTTACAAAGCAATTGGCGGTGATAAAACAATTGCGTTTATAATTCCTGAAAATACCTCAACTACTTTAGAAAAAAATCAGGATGTTTCTCCAATAGATCAATTAATACCATTACTGAGGAAAGAAAATCCAAATGCTGAAAGCTTTGAACTGCATTATCCACATTCTGAAACTGAGAGTATTTATATTGAAACTTCTAATACAGAAGGTGTGTATTACGATTCAGACTTTAGGTTTTTCGATCAAAATACTTTAGAGGAAATTGAAACACCAAGTGTATATGGAACATATAGCAATGCTAAGGTTTCCGATAAGATACTTAGGATGAATTACGATATACATATAGGTGCTATCGGTGGTATTGCAGGAAAGATTATAGCTTTTCTTTCAAGTTTACTTATTGCAAGTTTACCAGTAACCGGAACATTACTATGGTACGGAAGAACTTATAAAAAATCAAAAAAGTCAGCATTATAG
- a CDS encoding TonB-dependent receptor has protein sequence MTRLLTIVLLFTVYLNCFSQENSTIQGHITDADQKPLSGVNVLIAQLNTGTQSNEQGDFSIENLSAGNYTLTISYLGFKTQSKQVSVQNDGVLTLGNIVLYEGNEILNEVVINGERQNKFSRKKTAYVAKLPLKDIENTQVYSTVTNELLESQVVTNFEDALNNAVGIEKLWTSTGRGGDGAGYYSLRGFSVQPQLVNGLPGLTNGTINSANIERIEVIKGPSATLFGNAVSSYGGLINVVTKKPYAGTGGELSYTAGSYGFNQVTGDFNTALDKEENLYFRLNTSYASQQSFQDAGFRKSFFVAPSLSYKVNNKLSFSFYGEITQAEQTNPMFLFLNRSAPTEASNLDELGYNNKLSFTSNDLTLENPSQNYRLEMDYKLSDTWQSQTLLSKSSTSTKGYYSYLFDFGILGDDTFTRYISKQNANTETSDIQQNFIGDFKVANLRNRVVIGADYFTATQTSNNTGYAFYGNITPEGGSNGDNPFTPEVEEDAYPLSSSGVDAALESQAIGNNKSKYHIYSLYASDVLDITNNFSAMVGLRLDHFDNEGDISSAEDDYNQTTLSPKFGLLYQPIKDRLSVFTNYQNGFTNVAPQLVGNPEDGPQTLQTFDPEQANQFEVGLKTNLFNNRLDATISYYNIQVTDRVITDPSSPFNKIQGGEVESKGFEIEINANPVNGLNIRAGFSNNESTTTKSDNPEILNRRPLEAGPETLYNFWANYEVQQGSLEGFGLGLGFNGASERFAINYESTGEFILPSYTIANASVFYQANKYRITLKLNNAFNKEYYKGWTTISPQTPRAVLANVSYKF, from the coding sequence ATGACACGACTACTAACAATCGTTCTCTTATTTACAGTCTATCTTAATTGCTTTTCTCAAGAAAATAGCACTATACAAGGCCATATTACAGATGCAGACCAAAAACCTCTTTCTGGTGTAAATGTTTTAATTGCTCAATTAAATACAGGCACTCAATCTAATGAACAAGGTGACTTTAGTATTGAAAATCTTTCAGCAGGCAACTACACATTAACCATTTCATACCTTGGTTTTAAAACACAATCTAAACAAGTTTCAGTACAAAATGACGGTGTTTTAACGCTAGGTAATATTGTACTTTATGAAGGAAATGAAATTTTAAATGAAGTGGTAATTAATGGCGAACGCCAAAATAAATTTTCTAGAAAGAAAACAGCCTATGTAGCAAAACTACCTTTAAAAGATATTGAGAATACACAAGTTTATAGTACAGTGACTAATGAGCTATTAGAGTCTCAAGTAGTTACAAATTTTGAAGATGCTTTAAATAATGCTGTAGGTATAGAAAAACTTTGGACCTCAACTGGACGTGGTGGAGATGGTGCAGGATATTATTCTTTAAGAGGATTTTCTGTGCAACCACAATTGGTTAATGGTTTACCAGGTTTAACTAATGGCACAATAAACTCGGCTAATATTGAGCGTATTGAAGTAATTAAAGGACCTTCTGCAACTTTATTTGGTAACGCGGTTTCGTCTTATGGTGGCTTAATAAATGTAGTTACCAAAAAACCTTATGCTGGTACTGGTGGTGAGCTTTCTTATACTGCAGGTTCTTATGGTTTTAACCAGGTCACAGGAGATTTTAACACCGCTTTAGATAAAGAGGAAAATTTATATTTTAGATTAAATACATCTTATGCCTCTCAGCAAAGTTTTCAAGATGCTGGATTTAGGAAATCGTTCTTTGTTGCACCATCATTATCTTATAAAGTAAACAATAAGTTATCGTTTTCATTTTACGGTGAAATTACACAAGCCGAACAAACAAACCCTATGTTCTTGTTTCTTAACAGAAGTGCTCCTACAGAGGCTAGTAATTTAGATGAATTAGGATATAACAATAAACTTTCATTTACAAGTAATGACTTAACACTTGAAAATCCTTCTCAGAATTATCGTTTAGAAATGGATTATAAATTATCTGATACATGGCAATCTCAAACATTGCTTTCTAAAAGTTCTACATCTACAAAAGGGTACTATTCGTATTTATTTGACTTTGGTATCTTAGGTGATGATACCTTCACAAGATATATAAGTAAGCAAAACGCCAATACTGAAACATCTGACATTCAACAAAATTTTATTGGTGATTTTAAAGTTGCCAACTTGAGAAATAGAGTTGTTATTGGTGCAGATTACTTTACAGCAACACAAACTAGTAATAATACTGGTTATGCATTTTATGGCAATATTACACCAGAAGGTGGCAGTAATGGTGATAATCCTTTTACTCCAGAAGTAGAAGAAGACGCTTACCCGTTATCTTCATCTGGAGTAGATGCTGCATTGGAGTCTCAAGCCATTGGAAACAATAAGTCTAAATATCATATTTATAGTCTATATGCTTCAGACGTGTTAGATATTACCAATAATTTTTCTGCAATGGTTGGATTACGTTTAGATCATTTTGATAATGAAGGTGACATTTCATCTGCAGAAGATGATTATAATCAAACAACACTTTCACCAAAATTTGGGTTATTATACCAGCCAATTAAAGATCGTTTATCTGTATTTACTAACTATCAAAACGGATTTACAAATGTTGCTCCACAATTAGTTGGTAACCCAGAAGATGGCCCGCAAACTTTACAAACATTTGATCCAGAACAAGCCAATCAATTTGAGGTTGGTTTAAAAACCAATCTTTTTAATAACAGATTAGATGCAACAATTAGTTATTACAACATTCAGGTTACAGATCGTGTAATTACAGATCCTTCTTCGCCGTTTAATAAAATACAAGGTGGTGAGGTAGAAAGTAAAGGTTTCGAAATTGAAATTAATGCAAACCCTGTAAATGGGTTAAATATAAGAGCAGGATTTAGTAATAATGAGAGTACCACTACAAAATCTGACAACCCAGAAATACTAAACAGAAGGCCATTAGAAGCTGGACCAGAAACACTTTACAATTTCTGGGCAAACTATGAAGTGCAGCAAGGTTCTTTAGAAGGTTTTGGTCTTGGGTTAGGGTTTAATGGTGCAAGTGAGCGTTTTGCAATTAACTACGAGTCTACTGGAGAGTTTATCCTTCCAAGCTATACCATTGCAAATGCTTCTGTTTTTTATCAAGCTAATAAATACAGGATTACTCTAAAGTTAAACAATGCGTTTAATAAAGAGTATTACAAAGGTTGGACAACAATTTCTCCACAAACACCTAGAGCAGTATTGGCAAATGTGTCATACAAGTTTTAA
- the mnmD gene encoding tRNA (5-methylaminomethyl-2-thiouridine)(34)-methyltransferase MnmD → MKREIIITGDGSTSIHFPEWDEQYHSKHGAIQEANHVFIDMGLAHILDQQQYASSPLHILEIGFGTGLNAFITFLEAQKRNLVINYEGIEAYPVLPEEVDKLNYVSALNAENHSAIFTTMHSSSWDEAITISKNFTLTKRQQFFKDIKANNAFNLIYFDAFGARVQPDLWTEEIFKIMYTALKPNGVLTTYAAKGSVRRAMQAVGFKVERLPGPPGKREMLRATKP, encoded by the coding sequence GTGAAACGCGAAATCATTATTACTGGAGACGGTAGTACCTCGATCCATTTTCCAGAATGGGATGAGCAATACCACTCCAAACACGGTGCAATACAAGAAGCCAATCACGTATTTATAGATATGGGATTGGCTCATATTTTAGACCAACAACAATACGCTAGTAGCCCATTACACATTTTAGAAATTGGCTTTGGTACAGGACTAAATGCATTTATTACATTTTTAGAAGCACAAAAAAGAAACCTTGTAATTAATTATGAAGGTATTGAAGCTTATCCTGTACTACCAGAAGAGGTTGATAAATTAAATTATGTTTCGGCTCTTAATGCAGAAAACCACAGTGCAATTTTTACTACAATGCATTCATCTTCTTGGGATGAGGCTATTACTATTTCAAAAAACTTCACACTTACAAAGAGACAACAATTCTTTAAAGACATAAAAGCTAACAACGCCTTTAACTTAATTTATTTTGATGCCTTTGGTGCTCGCGTGCAACCAGATCTTTGGACAGAAGAAATATTTAAGATTATGTACACGGCATTAAAACCAAACGGTGTTTTAACCACTTATGCTGCAAAAGGCAGTGTACGTAGAGCAATGCAAGCTGTTGGCTTTAAAGTAGAGCGATTGCCAGGACCTCCAGGCAAACGTGAAATGTTGAGAGCTACAAAACCATAA
- a CDS encoding DUF4920 domain-containing protein has protein sequence MNTLKYTIFSLILLVNLQSCKDTPKTIEEKEVQENAYSLKGEAFDAKTPKSAEDMAALYNSMEANDTIVVAFEAKVNAVCQNKGCWMKLDMPNSETAMVKFKDYGFFMPKDIAEDTVVVHGKAFIQEVSVDEQRHYAEDAGKTKEEVEAITEPKRTYSFLADGVLVPESENEEIQTK, from the coding sequence ATGAATACTTTAAAATACACTATTTTTTCGCTCATTTTACTTGTAAACCTTCAATCCTGCAAAGATACTCCGAAAACGATTGAGGAAAAAGAGGTGCAGGAAAATGCTTACAGTTTGAAAGGCGAAGCTTTTGATGCTAAAACACCAAAATCTGCAGAAGACATGGCAGCTCTTTATAACTCTATGGAAGCTAACGATACTATTGTTGTTGCATTTGAGGCCAAAGTAAATGCAGTATGCCAAAATAAAGGCTGCTGGATGAAGTTAGATATGCCAAACAGTGAGACTGCTATGGTAAAATTTAAAGATTACGGTTTCTTTATGCCTAAAGACATAGCAGAAGACACTGTTGTTGTTCACGGTAAAGCCTTTATACAAGAAGTTTCTGTGGATGAGCAACGCCACTATGCAGAAGATGCTGGTAAGACAAAAGAAGAGGTTGAGGCTATTACAGAACCTAAAAGAACATATTCATTTTTAGCAGATGGTGTATTAGTACCAGAATCTGAAAATGAAGAGATTCAAACTAAGTAG